One Ctenopharyngodon idella isolate HZGC_01 chromosome 9, HZGC01, whole genome shotgun sequence DNA window includes the following coding sequences:
- the carf gene encoding calcium-responsive transcription factor isoform X2: MRCQKYMEEEERDVKGVLQSEEREDVQPADTQAGLQPDKTSKAKENADAQVLPSVIPAPETVAANQKPSTVPEQADNLVILDQNGHPIQYERVVIMKGENGQLYGVPSVSIGGSQMLLPHGQLLNVVNSSGIFLEKRQQPTITSINDNDGTHSLSALAAQNVTGIKIQKKGSPDVFEPPVKPLPPGAPNWALRLRGCEKIGDSYRGYCNTEAELEAVLLLHKQQTHAVFGTRQSPSPAKPATRLMWKSQYVPYDGVPFVNAGSRAIVMECQFGPRRKGVQPKKGSEQETNQNILYKATCPARIYIKKVRKFLEYKVPTDPKVDKKVVRQEQEKAFFNLKKSLWDVGGVVRYYIQLPTEKAHLYHNVDTANLPPLPEQICFAEEEQNEEEETEELGSEAMQDVMLEDGTSLPSRLHPLVAEKICELVAQGHSQVYTVRKQLRYDTDGFNSPLFHLLKNYLLLLCERPGRRFVEHEMFRSEEVPERHNLCYFPTVNDIKNHIHEAQKALQLTAGPLATSDTEWKAEANNLLPETLTLTLTPATVDVSSQKEGLLEESDTLSPEAVQLFSSLTSLQPKIFAHLQAIQLQPALCPVEDTAQSTTPPPEAQELSSPAPPQPVLLSPSQFLQSSGSGGESISLCDPPILLGMSQLVSVTSVTNAGAEGGITQILMEDGEAIPVQIVDPASIALTSPADDTSVK, encoded by the exons AATACAtggaggaggaagagagagatgTGAAGGGTGTTCTTCAGTCTGAAGAGAGAGAGGATGTACAGCCGGCAGACACACAAGCTGGACTG CAACCTGACAAAACCTCAAAAGCTAAAGAAAATGCAGATGCACAAGTGCTTCCATCAGTCATTCCAGCCCCAGAAACTgtagcagccaatcagaagcccTCTACAGTCCCGGAACAAGCGGACAACTTAGTTATACTTGACCAAAACGGACATCCTATTCAGTATGAGCGGGTG GTGATCATGAAAGGGGAGAATGGACAGCTGTACGGTGTCCCATCTGTGTCTATAGGGGGCTCTCAGATGTTACTACCTCATGGTCAGCTGTTGAATGTAGTAAACTCATCAG GTATCTTTTTGGAGAAAAGACAGCAGCCAACCATCACATCCATAAACGACAATGATGGCACTCATAGTTTATCTGCACTAGCGGCTCAGAATGTCACTGGTattaaaattcagaaaaaaGG TTCTCCTGATGTATTTGAGCCCCCAGTGAAGCCACTGCCACCAGGGGCACCAAACTGGGCTCTGCGACTGCGTGGCTGTGAG AAGATCGGAGACTCGTACCGGGGTTACTGTAACACAGAGGCAGAGCTGGAGGCCGTTCTGCTTCTACACAAGCAGCAGACTCACGCTGTGTTTGGCACCCGTCAATCACCCTCACCGGCTAAACCTGCCACCAGACTCATGTGGAAATCACAGTATGTGCCCTACGATGGCGTTCCCTTTGTTAATGCAG GGAGCCGAGCCATTGTAATGGAATGCCAGTTTGGTCCACGTAGGAAGGGCGTTCAACCAAAAAAAGGGTCTGAACAAGAAACGAATCAAAACATCCTCTACAAAGCAACCTGCCCTGCCAG aatatatatcaaaaaagtTCGAAAATTCCTGGAGTACAAGGTTCCAACAGATCCCAAAGTGGACAAGAAGGTAGTGCGACAAGAGCAGGAGAAAGCCTTCTTCAACCTCAAGAAAAGTTTATGGGATGTTGGAGGCGTTGTAAG GTATTACATCCAGCTCCCTACTGAGAAAGCCCACCTATACCATAACGTGGACACTGCAAACCTGCCTCCGCTTCCAGAGCAGATCTGCTTTGCAGAGGAAGAGCAAAATGAAGAGGAAGAGACTGAGGAGCTGGGCAGTGAAGCCATGCAGGATGTCATGTTGGAGGATGGGACGTCCTTACCCTCTCGACTGCACCCGCTCGTGGCAGAGAAGATCTGTGAGTTGGTGGCACAAGGTCATAGCCAGGTTTACACTGTCCGCAAGCAGCTCAGGTATGACACAGATGGTTTCAATTCTCCTTTGTTTCATTTGCTGAAAAACtatttactgttgctttgtgAACGCCCTGGCAGGAGGTTTGTGGAACATGAGATGTTCAGGTCGGAGGAAGTGCCAGAGAGACACAATCTGTGTTACTTTCCCACTGTCAATGACATCAAGAACCACATCCATGAGGCTCAGAAAGCTCTTCAGCTGACGGCAGGACCACTCGCTACCTCAGACACAGAG tgGAAAGCAGAGGCTAATAACCTGCTTCCAGAGACTTTGACCTTGACCCTGACTCCTGCTACTGTGGACG TGTCCTCTCAGAAGGAAGGACTCCTGGAAGAGAGTGACACTCTTTCTCCAGAGGCTGTGCAGCTCTTCAGCTCTCTTACCTCACTGCAGCCCAAGATCTTTGCACATCTCCAG GCAATCCAGCTACAGCCTGCATTGTGTCCAGTTGAAGACACTGCCCAATCTACAACACCACCACCAGAAGCCCAAGAGCTGTCCAGCCCTGCACCTCCACAGCCTGTTCTGCTGAGTCCGTCCCAGTTCCTCCAGTCGAGTGGCAGTGGTGGTGAAAGCATATCTCTGTGTGACCCCCCAATCCTGCTCGGCATGAGTCAGCTGGTGAGTGTGACCTCTGTGACTAATGCTGGAGCTGAAGGTGGCATCACACAGATCCTGATGGAGGACGGAGAGGCCATTCCAGTCCAGATTGTGGACCCTGCAAGCATAG CTTTGACTTCCCCAGCAGATGACACTTCAGTTAAATAG
- the carf gene encoding calcium-responsive transcription factor isoform X1, with protein sequence MHNCSLSLAWAVGLDCCVCLIEYMEEEERDVKGVLQSEEREDVQPADTQAGLQPDKTSKAKENADAQVLPSVIPAPETVAANQKPSTVPEQADNLVILDQNGHPIQYERVVIMKGENGQLYGVPSVSIGGSQMLLPHGQLLNVVNSSGIFLEKRQQPTITSINDNDGTHSLSALAAQNVTGIKIQKKGSPDVFEPPVKPLPPGAPNWALRLRGCEKIGDSYRGYCNTEAELEAVLLLHKQQTHAVFGTRQSPSPAKPATRLMWKSQYVPYDGVPFVNAGSRAIVMECQFGPRRKGVQPKKGSEQETNQNILYKATCPARIYIKKVRKFLEYKVPTDPKVDKKVVRQEQEKAFFNLKKSLWDVGGVVRYYIQLPTEKAHLYHNVDTANLPPLPEQICFAEEEQNEEEETEELGSEAMQDVMLEDGTSLPSRLHPLVAEKICELVAQGHSQVYTVRKQLRYDTDGFNSPLFHLLKNYLLLLCERPGRRFVEHEMFRSEEVPERHNLCYFPTVNDIKNHIHEAQKALQLTAGPLATSDTEWKAEANNLLPETLTLTLTPATVDVSSQKEGLLEESDTLSPEAVQLFSSLTSLQPKIFAHLQAIQLQPALCPVEDTAQSTTPPPEAQELSSPAPPQPVLLSPSQFLQSSGSGGESISLCDPPILLGMSQLVSVTSVTNAGAEGGITQILMEDGEAIPVQIVDPASIALTSPADDTSVK encoded by the exons ATGCACAATTGTAGTTTATCTCTGGCTTGGGCTGTTGGTTTAGACTGCTGTGTATGTCTGATAGAATACAtggaggaggaagagagagatgTGAAGGGTGTTCTTCAGTCTGAAGAGAGAGAGGATGTACAGCCGGCAGACACACAAGCTGGACTG CAACCTGACAAAACCTCAAAAGCTAAAGAAAATGCAGATGCACAAGTGCTTCCATCAGTCATTCCAGCCCCAGAAACTgtagcagccaatcagaagcccTCTACAGTCCCGGAACAAGCGGACAACTTAGTTATACTTGACCAAAACGGACATCCTATTCAGTATGAGCGGGTG GTGATCATGAAAGGGGAGAATGGACAGCTGTACGGTGTCCCATCTGTGTCTATAGGGGGCTCTCAGATGTTACTACCTCATGGTCAGCTGTTGAATGTAGTAAACTCATCAG GTATCTTTTTGGAGAAAAGACAGCAGCCAACCATCACATCCATAAACGACAATGATGGCACTCATAGTTTATCTGCACTAGCGGCTCAGAATGTCACTGGTattaaaattcagaaaaaaGG TTCTCCTGATGTATTTGAGCCCCCAGTGAAGCCACTGCCACCAGGGGCACCAAACTGGGCTCTGCGACTGCGTGGCTGTGAG AAGATCGGAGACTCGTACCGGGGTTACTGTAACACAGAGGCAGAGCTGGAGGCCGTTCTGCTTCTACACAAGCAGCAGACTCACGCTGTGTTTGGCACCCGTCAATCACCCTCACCGGCTAAACCTGCCACCAGACTCATGTGGAAATCACAGTATGTGCCCTACGATGGCGTTCCCTTTGTTAATGCAG GGAGCCGAGCCATTGTAATGGAATGCCAGTTTGGTCCACGTAGGAAGGGCGTTCAACCAAAAAAAGGGTCTGAACAAGAAACGAATCAAAACATCCTCTACAAAGCAACCTGCCCTGCCAG aatatatatcaaaaaagtTCGAAAATTCCTGGAGTACAAGGTTCCAACAGATCCCAAAGTGGACAAGAAGGTAGTGCGACAAGAGCAGGAGAAAGCCTTCTTCAACCTCAAGAAAAGTTTATGGGATGTTGGAGGCGTTGTAAG GTATTACATCCAGCTCCCTACTGAGAAAGCCCACCTATACCATAACGTGGACACTGCAAACCTGCCTCCGCTTCCAGAGCAGATCTGCTTTGCAGAGGAAGAGCAAAATGAAGAGGAAGAGACTGAGGAGCTGGGCAGTGAAGCCATGCAGGATGTCATGTTGGAGGATGGGACGTCCTTACCCTCTCGACTGCACCCGCTCGTGGCAGAGAAGATCTGTGAGTTGGTGGCACAAGGTCATAGCCAGGTTTACACTGTCCGCAAGCAGCTCAGGTATGACACAGATGGTTTCAATTCTCCTTTGTTTCATTTGCTGAAAAACtatttactgttgctttgtgAACGCCCTGGCAGGAGGTTTGTGGAACATGAGATGTTCAGGTCGGAGGAAGTGCCAGAGAGACACAATCTGTGTTACTTTCCCACTGTCAATGACATCAAGAACCACATCCATGAGGCTCAGAAAGCTCTTCAGCTGACGGCAGGACCACTCGCTACCTCAGACACAGAG tgGAAAGCAGAGGCTAATAACCTGCTTCCAGAGACTTTGACCTTGACCCTGACTCCTGCTACTGTGGACG TGTCCTCTCAGAAGGAAGGACTCCTGGAAGAGAGTGACACTCTTTCTCCAGAGGCTGTGCAGCTCTTCAGCTCTCTTACCTCACTGCAGCCCAAGATCTTTGCACATCTCCAG GCAATCCAGCTACAGCCTGCATTGTGTCCAGTTGAAGACACTGCCCAATCTACAACACCACCACCAGAAGCCCAAGAGCTGTCCAGCCCTGCACCTCCACAGCCTGTTCTGCTGAGTCCGTCCCAGTTCCTCCAGTCGAGTGGCAGTGGTGGTGAAAGCATATCTCTGTGTGACCCCCCAATCCTGCTCGGCATGAGTCAGCTGGTGAGTGTGACCTCTGTGACTAATGCTGGAGCTGAAGGTGGCATCACACAGATCCTGATGGAGGACGGAGAGGCCATTCCAGTCCAGATTGTGGACCCTGCAAGCATAG CTTTGACTTCCCCAGCAGATGACACTTCAGTTAAATAG
- the carf gene encoding calcium-responsive transcription factor isoform X3, which yields MEEEERDVKGVLQSEEREDVQPADTQAGLQPDKTSKAKENADAQVLPSVIPAPETVAANQKPSTVPEQADNLVILDQNGHPIQYERVVIMKGENGQLYGVPSVSIGGSQMLLPHGQLLNVVNSSGIFLEKRQQPTITSINDNDGTHSLSALAAQNVTGIKIQKKGSPDVFEPPVKPLPPGAPNWALRLRGCEKIGDSYRGYCNTEAELEAVLLLHKQQTHAVFGTRQSPSPAKPATRLMWKSQYVPYDGVPFVNAGSRAIVMECQFGPRRKGVQPKKGSEQETNQNILYKATCPARIYIKKVRKFLEYKVPTDPKVDKKVVRQEQEKAFFNLKKSLWDVGGVVRYYIQLPTEKAHLYHNVDTANLPPLPEQICFAEEEQNEEEETEELGSEAMQDVMLEDGTSLPSRLHPLVAEKICELVAQGHSQVYTVRKQLRYDTDGFNSPLFHLLKNYLLLLCERPGRRFVEHEMFRSEEVPERHNLCYFPTVNDIKNHIHEAQKALQLTAGPLATSDTEWKAEANNLLPETLTLTLTPATVDVSSQKEGLLEESDTLSPEAVQLFSSLTSLQPKIFAHLQAIQLQPALCPVEDTAQSTTPPPEAQELSSPAPPQPVLLSPSQFLQSSGSGGESISLCDPPILLGMSQLVSVTSVTNAGAEGGITQILMEDGEAIPVQIVDPASIALTSPADDTSVK from the exons AtggaggaggaagagagagatgTGAAGGGTGTTCTTCAGTCTGAAGAGAGAGAGGATGTACAGCCGGCAGACACACAAGCTGGACTG CAACCTGACAAAACCTCAAAAGCTAAAGAAAATGCAGATGCACAAGTGCTTCCATCAGTCATTCCAGCCCCAGAAACTgtagcagccaatcagaagcccTCTACAGTCCCGGAACAAGCGGACAACTTAGTTATACTTGACCAAAACGGACATCCTATTCAGTATGAGCGGGTG GTGATCATGAAAGGGGAGAATGGACAGCTGTACGGTGTCCCATCTGTGTCTATAGGGGGCTCTCAGATGTTACTACCTCATGGTCAGCTGTTGAATGTAGTAAACTCATCAG GTATCTTTTTGGAGAAAAGACAGCAGCCAACCATCACATCCATAAACGACAATGATGGCACTCATAGTTTATCTGCACTAGCGGCTCAGAATGTCACTGGTattaaaattcagaaaaaaGG TTCTCCTGATGTATTTGAGCCCCCAGTGAAGCCACTGCCACCAGGGGCACCAAACTGGGCTCTGCGACTGCGTGGCTGTGAG AAGATCGGAGACTCGTACCGGGGTTACTGTAACACAGAGGCAGAGCTGGAGGCCGTTCTGCTTCTACACAAGCAGCAGACTCACGCTGTGTTTGGCACCCGTCAATCACCCTCACCGGCTAAACCTGCCACCAGACTCATGTGGAAATCACAGTATGTGCCCTACGATGGCGTTCCCTTTGTTAATGCAG GGAGCCGAGCCATTGTAATGGAATGCCAGTTTGGTCCACGTAGGAAGGGCGTTCAACCAAAAAAAGGGTCTGAACAAGAAACGAATCAAAACATCCTCTACAAAGCAACCTGCCCTGCCAG aatatatatcaaaaaagtTCGAAAATTCCTGGAGTACAAGGTTCCAACAGATCCCAAAGTGGACAAGAAGGTAGTGCGACAAGAGCAGGAGAAAGCCTTCTTCAACCTCAAGAAAAGTTTATGGGATGTTGGAGGCGTTGTAAG GTATTACATCCAGCTCCCTACTGAGAAAGCCCACCTATACCATAACGTGGACACTGCAAACCTGCCTCCGCTTCCAGAGCAGATCTGCTTTGCAGAGGAAGAGCAAAATGAAGAGGAAGAGACTGAGGAGCTGGGCAGTGAAGCCATGCAGGATGTCATGTTGGAGGATGGGACGTCCTTACCCTCTCGACTGCACCCGCTCGTGGCAGAGAAGATCTGTGAGTTGGTGGCACAAGGTCATAGCCAGGTTTACACTGTCCGCAAGCAGCTCAGGTATGACACAGATGGTTTCAATTCTCCTTTGTTTCATTTGCTGAAAAACtatttactgttgctttgtgAACGCCCTGGCAGGAGGTTTGTGGAACATGAGATGTTCAGGTCGGAGGAAGTGCCAGAGAGACACAATCTGTGTTACTTTCCCACTGTCAATGACATCAAGAACCACATCCATGAGGCTCAGAAAGCTCTTCAGCTGACGGCAGGACCACTCGCTACCTCAGACACAGAG tgGAAAGCAGAGGCTAATAACCTGCTTCCAGAGACTTTGACCTTGACCCTGACTCCTGCTACTGTGGACG TGTCCTCTCAGAAGGAAGGACTCCTGGAAGAGAGTGACACTCTTTCTCCAGAGGCTGTGCAGCTCTTCAGCTCTCTTACCTCACTGCAGCCCAAGATCTTTGCACATCTCCAG GCAATCCAGCTACAGCCTGCATTGTGTCCAGTTGAAGACACTGCCCAATCTACAACACCACCACCAGAAGCCCAAGAGCTGTCCAGCCCTGCACCTCCACAGCCTGTTCTGCTGAGTCCGTCCCAGTTCCTCCAGTCGAGTGGCAGTGGTGGTGAAAGCATATCTCTGTGTGACCCCCCAATCCTGCTCGGCATGAGTCAGCTGGTGAGTGTGACCTCTGTGACTAATGCTGGAGCTGAAGGTGGCATCACACAGATCCTGATGGAGGACGGAGAGGCCATTCCAGTCCAGATTGTGGACCCTGCAAGCATAG CTTTGACTTCCCCAGCAGATGACACTTCAGTTAAATAG
- the carf gene encoding calcium-responsive transcription factor isoform X4, translating into MHNCSLSLAWAVGLDCCVCLIEYMEEEERDVKGVLQSEEREDVQPADTQAGLQPDKTSKAKENADAQVLPSVIPAPETVAANQKPSTVPEQADNLVILDQNGHPIQYERVVIMKGENGQLYGVPSVSIGGSQMLLPHGQLLNVVNSSGIFLEKRQQPTITSINDNDGTHSLSALAAQNVTGIKIQKKGSPDVFEPPVKPLPPGAPNWALRLRGCEEQKIGDSYRGYCNTEAELEAVLLLHKQQTHAVFGTRQSPSPAKPATRLMWKSQYVPYDGVPFVNAGSRAIVMECQFGPRRKGVQPKKGSEQETNQNILYKATCPARIYIKKVRKFLEYKVPTDPKVDKKVVRQEQEKAFFNLKKSLWDVGGVVRYYIQLPTEKAHLYHNVDTANLPPLPEQICFAEEEQNEEEETEELGSEAMQDVMLEDGTSLPSRLHPLVAEKICELVAQGHSQVYTVRKQLRRFVEHEMFRSEEVPERHNLCYFPTVNDIKNHIHEAQKALQLTAGPLATSDTEWKAEANNLLPETLTLTLTPATVDVSSQKEGLLEESDTLSPEAVQLFSSLTSLQPKIFAHLQAIQLQPALCPVEDTAQSTTPPPEAQELSSPAPPQPVLLSPSQFLQSSGSGGESISLCDPPILLGMSQLVSVTSVTNAGAEGGITQILMEDGEAIPVQIVDPASIALTSPADDTSVK; encoded by the exons ATGCACAATTGTAGTTTATCTCTGGCTTGGGCTGTTGGTTTAGACTGCTGTGTATGTCTGATAGAATACAtggaggaggaagagagagatgTGAAGGGTGTTCTTCAGTCTGAAGAGAGAGAGGATGTACAGCCGGCAGACACACAAGCTGGACTG CAACCTGACAAAACCTCAAAAGCTAAAGAAAATGCAGATGCACAAGTGCTTCCATCAGTCATTCCAGCCCCAGAAACTgtagcagccaatcagaagcccTCTACAGTCCCGGAACAAGCGGACAACTTAGTTATACTTGACCAAAACGGACATCCTATTCAGTATGAGCGGGTG GTGATCATGAAAGGGGAGAATGGACAGCTGTACGGTGTCCCATCTGTGTCTATAGGGGGCTCTCAGATGTTACTACCTCATGGTCAGCTGTTGAATGTAGTAAACTCATCAG GTATCTTTTTGGAGAAAAGACAGCAGCCAACCATCACATCCATAAACGACAATGATGGCACTCATAGTTTATCTGCACTAGCGGCTCAGAATGTCACTGGTattaaaattcagaaaaaaGG TTCTCCTGATGTATTTGAGCCCCCAGTGAAGCCACTGCCACCAGGGGCACCAAACTGGGCTCTGCGACTGCGTGGCTGTGAG GAGCAGAAGATCGGAGACTCGTACCGGGGTTACTGTAACACAGAGGCAGAGCTGGAGGCCGTTCTGCTTCTACACAAGCAGCAGACTCACGCTGTGTTTGGCACCCGTCAATCACCCTCACCGGCTAAACCTGCCACCAGACTCATGTGGAAATCACAGTATGTGCCCTACGATGGCGTTCCCTTTGTTAATGCAG GGAGCCGAGCCATTGTAATGGAATGCCAGTTTGGTCCACGTAGGAAGGGCGTTCAACCAAAAAAAGGGTCTGAACAAGAAACGAATCAAAACATCCTCTACAAAGCAACCTGCCCTGCCAG aatatatatcaaaaaagtTCGAAAATTCCTGGAGTACAAGGTTCCAACAGATCCCAAAGTGGACAAGAAGGTAGTGCGACAAGAGCAGGAGAAAGCCTTCTTCAACCTCAAGAAAAGTTTATGGGATGTTGGAGGCGTTGTAAG GTATTACATCCAGCTCCCTACTGAGAAAGCCCACCTATACCATAACGTGGACACTGCAAACCTGCCTCCGCTTCCAGAGCAGATCTGCTTTGCAGAGGAAGAGCAAAATGAAGAGGAAGAGACTGAGGAGCTGGGCAGTGAAGCCATGCAGGATGTCATGTTGGAGGATGGGACGTCCTTACCCTCTCGACTGCACCCGCTCGTGGCAGAGAAGATCTGTGAGTTGGTGGCACAAGGTCATAGCCAGGTTTACACTGTCCGCAAGCAGCTCAG GAGGTTTGTGGAACATGAGATGTTCAGGTCGGAGGAAGTGCCAGAGAGACACAATCTGTGTTACTTTCCCACTGTCAATGACATCAAGAACCACATCCATGAGGCTCAGAAAGCTCTTCAGCTGACGGCAGGACCACTCGCTACCTCAGACACAGAG tgGAAAGCAGAGGCTAATAACCTGCTTCCAGAGACTTTGACCTTGACCCTGACTCCTGCTACTGTGGACG TGTCCTCTCAGAAGGAAGGACTCCTGGAAGAGAGTGACACTCTTTCTCCAGAGGCTGTGCAGCTCTTCAGCTCTCTTACCTCACTGCAGCCCAAGATCTTTGCACATCTCCAG GCAATCCAGCTACAGCCTGCATTGTGTCCAGTTGAAGACACTGCCCAATCTACAACACCACCACCAGAAGCCCAAGAGCTGTCCAGCCCTGCACCTCCACAGCCTGTTCTGCTGAGTCCGTCCCAGTTCCTCCAGTCGAGTGGCAGTGGTGGTGAAAGCATATCTCTGTGTGACCCCCCAATCCTGCTCGGCATGAGTCAGCTGGTGAGTGTGACCTCTGTGACTAATGCTGGAGCTGAAGGTGGCATCACACAGATCCTGATGGAGGACGGAGAGGCCATTCCAGTCCAGATTGTGGACCCTGCAAGCATAG CTTTGACTTCCCCAGCAGATGACACTTCAGTTAAATAG
- the carf gene encoding calcium-responsive transcription factor isoform X5, with protein MHNCSLSLAWAVGLDCCVCLIEYMEEEERDVKGVLQSEEREDVQPADTQAGLQPDKTSKAKENADAQVLPSVIPAPETVAANQKPSTVPEQADNLVILDQNGHPIQYERVVIMKGENGQLYGVPSVSIGGSQMLLPHGQLLNVVNSSGIFLEKRQQPTITSINDNDGTHSLSALAAQNVTGIKIQKKGSPDVFEPPVKPLPPGAPNWALRLRGCEKIGDSYRGYCNTEAELEAVLLLHKQQTHAVFGTRQSPSPAKPATRLMWKSQYVPYDGVPFVNAGSRAIVMECQFGPRRKGVQPKKGSEQETNQNILYKATCPARIYIKKVRKFLEYKVPTDPKVDKKVVRQEQEKAFFNLKKSLWDVGGVVRYYIQLPTEKAHLYHNVDTANLPPLPEQICFAEEEQNEEEETEELGSEAMQDVMLEDGTSLPSRLHPLVAEKICELVAQGHSQVYTVRKQLRRFVEHEMFRSEEVPERHNLCYFPTVNDIKNHIHEAQKALQLTAGPLATSDTEWKAEANNLLPETLTLTLTPATVDVSSQKEGLLEESDTLSPEAVQLFSSLTSLQPKIFAHLQAIQLQPALCPVEDTAQSTTPPPEAQELSSPAPPQPVLLSPSQFLQSSGSGGESISLCDPPILLGMSQLVSVTSVTNAGAEGGITQILMEDGEAIPVQIVDPASIALTSPADDTSVK; from the exons ATGCACAATTGTAGTTTATCTCTGGCTTGGGCTGTTGGTTTAGACTGCTGTGTATGTCTGATAGAATACAtggaggaggaagagagagatgTGAAGGGTGTTCTTCAGTCTGAAGAGAGAGAGGATGTACAGCCGGCAGACACACAAGCTGGACTG CAACCTGACAAAACCTCAAAAGCTAAAGAAAATGCAGATGCACAAGTGCTTCCATCAGTCATTCCAGCCCCAGAAACTgtagcagccaatcagaagcccTCTACAGTCCCGGAACAAGCGGACAACTTAGTTATACTTGACCAAAACGGACATCCTATTCAGTATGAGCGGGTG GTGATCATGAAAGGGGAGAATGGACAGCTGTACGGTGTCCCATCTGTGTCTATAGGGGGCTCTCAGATGTTACTACCTCATGGTCAGCTGTTGAATGTAGTAAACTCATCAG GTATCTTTTTGGAGAAAAGACAGCAGCCAACCATCACATCCATAAACGACAATGATGGCACTCATAGTTTATCTGCACTAGCGGCTCAGAATGTCACTGGTattaaaattcagaaaaaaGG TTCTCCTGATGTATTTGAGCCCCCAGTGAAGCCACTGCCACCAGGGGCACCAAACTGGGCTCTGCGACTGCGTGGCTGTGAG AAGATCGGAGACTCGTACCGGGGTTACTGTAACACAGAGGCAGAGCTGGAGGCCGTTCTGCTTCTACACAAGCAGCAGACTCACGCTGTGTTTGGCACCCGTCAATCACCCTCACCGGCTAAACCTGCCACCAGACTCATGTGGAAATCACAGTATGTGCCCTACGATGGCGTTCCCTTTGTTAATGCAG GGAGCCGAGCCATTGTAATGGAATGCCAGTTTGGTCCACGTAGGAAGGGCGTTCAACCAAAAAAAGGGTCTGAACAAGAAACGAATCAAAACATCCTCTACAAAGCAACCTGCCCTGCCAG aatatatatcaaaaaagtTCGAAAATTCCTGGAGTACAAGGTTCCAACAGATCCCAAAGTGGACAAGAAGGTAGTGCGACAAGAGCAGGAGAAAGCCTTCTTCAACCTCAAGAAAAGTTTATGGGATGTTGGAGGCGTTGTAAG GTATTACATCCAGCTCCCTACTGAGAAAGCCCACCTATACCATAACGTGGACACTGCAAACCTGCCTCCGCTTCCAGAGCAGATCTGCTTTGCAGAGGAAGAGCAAAATGAAGAGGAAGAGACTGAGGAGCTGGGCAGTGAAGCCATGCAGGATGTCATGTTGGAGGATGGGACGTCCTTACCCTCTCGACTGCACCCGCTCGTGGCAGAGAAGATCTGTGAGTTGGTGGCACAAGGTCATAGCCAGGTTTACACTGTCCGCAAGCAGCTCAG GAGGTTTGTGGAACATGAGATGTTCAGGTCGGAGGAAGTGCCAGAGAGACACAATCTGTGTTACTTTCCCACTGTCAATGACATCAAGAACCACATCCATGAGGCTCAGAAAGCTCTTCAGCTGACGGCAGGACCACTCGCTACCTCAGACACAGAG tgGAAAGCAGAGGCTAATAACCTGCTTCCAGAGACTTTGACCTTGACCCTGACTCCTGCTACTGTGGACG TGTCCTCTCAGAAGGAAGGACTCCTGGAAGAGAGTGACACTCTTTCTCCAGAGGCTGTGCAGCTCTTCAGCTCTCTTACCTCACTGCAGCCCAAGATCTTTGCACATCTCCAG GCAATCCAGCTACAGCCTGCATTGTGTCCAGTTGAAGACACTGCCCAATCTACAACACCACCACCAGAAGCCCAAGAGCTGTCCAGCCCTGCACCTCCACAGCCTGTTCTGCTGAGTCCGTCCCAGTTCCTCCAGTCGAGTGGCAGTGGTGGTGAAAGCATATCTCTGTGTGACCCCCCAATCCTGCTCGGCATGAGTCAGCTGGTGAGTGTGACCTCTGTGACTAATGCTGGAGCTGAAGGTGGCATCACACAGATCCTGATGGAGGACGGAGAGGCCATTCCAGTCCAGATTGTGGACCCTGCAAGCATAG CTTTGACTTCCCCAGCAGATGACACTTCAGTTAAATAG